The proteins below come from a single Corylus avellana chromosome ca3, CavTom2PMs-1.0 genomic window:
- the LOC132176602 gene encoding probable glutathione peroxidase 8, with translation MLHHSLLSQTVAVTVLLFSFVLFFFRPDSRMASEPTKEPQSIYDFTVKDAKGNDVDLSTYKGKVLLIVNVASKCGMTNSNYIELNQLYEKYKDQGLEILAFPCNQFGEEEPGSNDQITEFVCTRFKSEFPIFDKIEVNGENAAPVYKFLKLGKWGFFRDDIQWNFAKFLVNKDGQIVDRYYPTTSPLSLELDIKKLLGVKE, from the exons ATGCTTCATCATTCCCTGCTGTCTCAAACTGTTGCTGTCACTGTGTTGCTCTTTTCATTTGTGCTGTTCTTCTTCAGACCAGATTCTAGGATGGCAAGCGAACCCACAAAGGAGCCACAATCAATCTATGACTTCACTGTCAAG GATGCTAAGGGAAATGACGTAGATCTTAGCACTTACAAGGGAAAGGTCCTACTGATTGTCAATGTTGCTTCTAAATG TGGCATGACCAACTCAAATTACATTGAGTTGAATCAGCTATATGAAAAGTACAAAGATCAAG GCTTGGAAATACTGGCATTTCCATGCAATCAGTTTGGCGAGGAGGAACCAGGGAGTAATGATCAGATTACGGAGTTTGTCTGCACTCGCTTCAAATCGGAATTTCCAATCTTTGACAAG ATTGAAGTGAATGGTGAGAATGCTGCTCCAGTGTATAAGTTCTTGAAGTTAGGCAAATGGGGATTTTTCCGGGACGATATCCAATGGAACTTTGCCAAGTTTCTGGTCAACAAGGATGGGCAAATTGTTGATCGTTATTATCCCACAACTTCTCCTCTTAGCCTTGAG CTTGACATCAAGAAGCTGTTGGGAGTGAAGGAATGA
- the LOC132176603 gene encoding probable glutathione peroxidase 8, which translates to MFHLSLLSQTFAVTVLPFSFVLFFFRPDSRMASEPTKEPQSIYDFTVKDAKGNDVNLSTYKGKVLLIINVASKCGLTNSNYVELNHLYEKYKDQGLEILAFPCNQFGEQEPGSNDQITEFVCTRFKSEFPIFDKIEVNGENAAPVYKFLKLGKWGIFGDDIQWNFAKFLADKDGQIVGRYYPTTTPLSLELDIKKLLGVKE; encoded by the exons ATGTTTCATCTTTCCCTGCTGTCTCAAACTTTTGCTGTCACTGTGTTGCCCTTTTCATTTGTGCTGTTCTTCTTCAGACCAGATTCTAGGATGGCAAGCGAACCCACAAAGGAGCCACAATCAATCTATGACTTCACTGTCAAG GATGCTAAGGGAAATGATGTAAATCTTAGCACTTACAAGGGAAAGGTTCTACTGATTATCAATGTTGCTTCCAAATG TGGCTTGACCAACTCAAATTATGTAGAGTTGAATCACCTATATGAAAAGTACAAAGATCAAG GCTTGGAGATACTGGCATTTCCATGCAATCAGTTTGGCGAGCAGGAACCGGGTAGTAATGATCAGATTACGGAGTTTGTCTGCACTCGCTTCAAATCGGAATTTCCAATCTTTGACAAG ATTGAAGTGAATGGCGAGAATGCTGCTCCAGTGTATAAGTTCTTGAAGTTAGGCAAATGGGGAATATTTGGGGATGATATCCAATGGAACTTTGCCAAGTTTCTGGCTGACAAAGATGGGCAAATTGTTGGTCGTTATTATCCCACAACTACCCCTCTTAGCCTTGAG CTTGACATCAAGAAGCTGTTGGGAGTGAAGGAATGA